From Bacillus cereus group sp. RP43, the proteins below share one genomic window:
- a CDS encoding helix-turn-helix transcriptional regulator, which translates to MENIIRILRKEQKLSQEDLAKLCRVSRQTINAIENNKYDPTLELAFNLAKSLGVTVDQLFIY; encoded by the coding sequence ATGGAGAACATAATTCGTATTTTACGTAAAGAGCAAAAGCTTTCCCAAGAAGATTTAGCTAAATTATGTCGTGTTTCAAGACAAACGATTAATGCGATTGAGAATAACAAATATGATCCTACATTGGAACTTGCTTTTAATTTAGCTAAATCCCTTGGTGTAACAGTTGATCAATTATTTATTTATTAA